The region tttcagcactgaggtgaatgacaatagttgcaggccacagctgcagtcagttcagcactgaagtAAACCTCTGGGAGTAAAGAACTGAACAATGGTTTGTCCTTTGCCCTCAGCCTTGATCAAGTTACGCAAATAATCAAAGTAAAGaaaaacacatggaacatgaattgcagagcccattcagtgctgaggtgtgtgAAGCCCATCCGATAGCTACAGGGCCAACAGCTGCTCCCAAACCTGGGGGCAAGGGACCCAAGATCCCTACATCTCCCACCCAATAGCAGTAGTGAGGAGAAAGGAGGACCAAACAAATACAGGCAGACGACGCTGAACATCTGTTTACTGCTCTTATTCTCGATGATTTAAATCTTGTTCAATGTTTTAAATGGGACAGAATAATGGAGATGGCTATGGGTTTGTCTTCCAGCATCAGGCCCCGACACAGTGTCCACCCCGGCCGTACCTATACTCTTGGGAGTTTAGTTTGGTTGAATCCACCAGGGGACTGCAAAAGCGCTAGATTGTTTAGTCAATTCAAAAGAACATgcttaaaagggaaattacaaaCTGCAGTGATCACAGTTCAGAAATATATCTACAAGATTATCTAGCAGTTTTGTAAGCTGTTTTCAAAACATCACTGTTGGTCGCTGGttccatcttaaaagtttcttccctccAGACTGTTTGTGATCAACATTCTAGTCATCCCATCCCCACTCCTCTACCCCAGTCACTGCAACGTAAACATACTAAACTACTTTTTGATAGTGCTGTTTACACTGAATACACGCTGGTAtgaatgcacattttattccacatccTACATAACTTGACGTTTATTTTCTTCTTTGATTGTCGAAACTTTTTATTGCATGTAATGCCAATGCAACACAAATTAAATGTATATGCCAAATAAAGTTGATCCAAAATTAATAAGTACTGGCAGTTTAGAGTAGAGAAACAGAAAATTCCCTTCAGGAATCAGTCTACTATGATATAATCAAAGGTGACTGTCGTGCTTACTTACCTAAATCATTGTTTTTAGTTATGGCTGCCGCTGCTCTTGACCGTGGTCCTTGTTGCATAAACTGATACCCAAATTTCAAGATTGAGGTGTTTGTTTCCAACATTTCTGCTATTTCCATTTCAACCGTTGCACCTAGTTGCTGGCGCTGTGAGTAGAAAGACATCTGATGAAAGTTGTTCACTATGCCACTCCTCTACTGCTGTAATGTGATAATTTTAGGGTTCAAGTAAGCTGACGGGAAGATTTAAGAGAGGAAACTGAAGACTTGGAAATACATTTGAAGTACTTCAGACATGGTATTGTACATTATTCATACACAAGTTAGCAATAGTTTTTCTATATTGTAACCATAGGACATTTTTTGATACATAAAACATTCAAACTCATTCAATTTCTATCTTAAAACTACAAAATTATGACAATGTACTGCATACCTTTGCAATTCCTCATACAATAAAATCTTGAAAGGGTTCACTGAGGAAGATGGTGATGCAAAGTTTATTTCTTGGCAGAAAGCATAATTAAAACCAAAACAAAGTTAAATGTGTACGAAATGTAACCAACGAAGGGTATTATTGTTTTGGCTTTAAAACAGTATTTTGGGCTACTTCAGTTAAGATCCAAGAGGAATCATGCAACACTGTTTTTACTTCAGTGTATTAAAGATGTGAAGCAGCTCACCTGATTATCAATCTTGATCTCCATTAAGgtttcattttctttcagtgCATCTATGATTGCCTGTATACCAGCACCAGTAATGAAGTTTGACTCAATATTTAAACTTCGTAGTGTTGTATTTACTCGGAGCATATCTGCTAAGGCCTTTCCAAAACAAAGTTTGATTAAGTGCCATAAAACAAAGTCTCAAAAATAAAGATTTCAATTCTAGTGCATAGGAAATACAGATCCCTTTGATTTAGGGATCAAGCATCAACCCAAGGTTTAGCATGCTCTTATTTGGATATCATTCTTTATTTTCCAAGTAAAATGAGAAATTTCAGTTTCCCAAATAATACTCCATTTGCCAAACATTCGCCCAATTCAATCTGCATCTCTTCATAACATTCTTCATACAtatttgtatcattagcaaattaaGCATCTATACAATCGACGCATTTATATACATTGGAAAAATGAAGCCCCAACAGATTCCTTTGGCACCCCTATTGTGTCTCACCAATGAGAAAAGGCCCTCTATTCTGACCGTTTCCCATCAGCCAATCAAACTTATCCAAGTTATGCTAAAATGGTGCTTTCTATATTGTGAATATTAATGCTGCATTATGACCTTTGACACCATATTTTCTAGAAAGTCAAGTACTTCCATATTGACCAGGTCAATCTATACACAGCAGGCACCACTTGCTTAAAATGTCAAACTCCAGGCAAGCACATTTCTCATTTCACAAAAATCACATTGACTTTGCTTGATTGACTTGAATGTGTAAGTGTTCTGCTACAATGTCTCTGATGGCTTCTGACATTTTCCCTGCAATACAGATAAAGCTCTTTCTTAATTCAATGCCCATCACTACAATAAACCTTCCCTAAATTGGCTCCTTCATCATGAATTACAAACTGTATGCATTAATTCAGATGCAGTCCAGCAGCAGCCTGCAAAGTTGCATCAAAAGTTACCAACTCTTGTAATCCACACATCttgcaacagaaaaaaaaacagtccaATAGTTTTCTTAATTCCTTTTGCACCTGTGTGCCAATCCTTAGTTGTTTTTTTTGGGACCATGATTTTCAGTTCCCTTTTTATTGCAACATTCTGAAGTCCGACTCAAATGAAATCATTTGTACTATCCTTCCACTGGGCTCTTATTCCAACAGCCAGTTTCCTGTTTGTATTCAACACTCAGTCTCAATAATTCAGACCAAGAGAATACTGATACTACACTGCAGTTTTCTTAAAAGAACCCACTATCTCTGGAGTGTCTAAGAAAAATTGTTAAAAACAGATCAACTGCTGATATTTTAGCGTAAAATATTCAACTAAaatctttttaaaattattacagtTGCCTTAGTTTTGACCAGCTGTGGCTGTTAGCAGGCCAATAAAAAGTTGATAATACAGCATTGCTGAGTGTAGGCAACAATACACTGCCAAGATTTTATATTGTCATCTAGATTTTCACATTAATCCACCATTATAATAAATACTTCTTGTGAATATGCAACTACACAAAAATAAAACTTACAAAAGCAATGGGATCATTACTCCGAGTAGCTGCCAAGCTAAACTTCTTCAGATGAGAATTTTTTTTCAAAGCTTCCGCAAAATCCTTTAACGTTGGAATTGGAATATTCTAGAGGACAAATTCAAATAATTGATGAGATTTACCTTGTTTCTCTGACCTCACTGGTTGTTGTCAACAAGTCAGATTGATGGCCAACTGGCCCAGTTTCAAATACCTTAACTATATTTACCAGCTGTGCCCATGTTGAAAATCTGCTGAAAGCCCTAGCAATTTATTAGGCCATGATGCAATCCATTAGGATGCTCTTCGCTGTGCATCTAGAtacgtttgtcaaagtttttgatgacatgccaaatctacacaaacttctaagaaagtggagatgctgttgtgctttctttatgATGACATTGATGGGCTGGTTCCAGCACAGATCCCCTGATATGTAAatgtcaaggaatttaaagctgctgactctctccatctccgtcacaATCATTGGCTCATGAACTTACAGTtgcttcctcctgtagtcaataatcagctttgcttttgctgacactgagtgctgTGGCACCACAACCACATTTTCAACATCTTCCCTAAATGCCAATAcaccatcacctttgattcagccaaccaCGGTAATCTTATCGGCAaagttaaatatgacattggagtgATATTTAACTATAGGTATAGAGTAGGGCAGGAAGCTAAGCTCACAGCCCCATGCTGATGGTGAGTGTGGAGATGTTACCAATTGTACTGACTGGGTGGGACAGCAAGGaaactgaggatccagttgcacaaagaggtaCCAAGGCCAAAGTCTAGTGATGAATTGAGGGGATGATTGTGTTAAATACTGAATATGGAATTCCTCATAGCTTTTACAAGCCTCCGACTTAGCTGATGTTATGCTCTGGTTGTTGAAAAAGAACTGCCAGCCCTCTTTCCTTTCACCTAGTAACTTTGACTGGCCAAACCACAAATACAATTGTTGAAAGAGCTGGCATTTGAAACATCTTTTCCTCTTAGATAGTGAAggtaaaaataatttttttttgttcactGAATGAATTTAATAATTTACGTAGTACTGCAGTTTCAAGGCATCATGAGCTGCACCTGACACTGATCATTTCAGTACCTGAACATTGTACCTCTTGTGCAGGCAGGTAGCTGGGACAGCTACTTAAAACATTGAGAGTTGCTTCTGCTTTTGAACATTGCCTTAGTCCGATAGCAGTTTGTGGTGCCAAATGTGTTCTGGTGctttttgttttaaaatatatCGCCATGTTGATTGAAAGGATGGGTTTGTAGGTTTGAcaggctgagccagcatttaatgGCCTATCCCTTATGAAGATGGTGGTGTTGAGCTGACTTTTTGAACTGCTGTGGTTCTGGGGTCTCAATATATCCATGATGCTGTAGTGGGGGGGTGGGAGTTCCAGGAATCTTCCTGTCAGTGGCATTCTCAACTTTGGCTGGTAGAGGCTGTGGGGTTAGAATGCAAAATCTGAGGAGCCTTGGTGAGTTGTTGCAATGCATCCTGCAGCTGGTACAAATTGCTGCTCCCGTTCGCTGGTGCTGGAGTGAATGATTGTGGATGGATGTAAGTATGCCCCAAGCAGGCTGCTACATCCTgtatggtgtcaagcttcttgagtttTGAAGCTGTACTCAACCAAAGGGGGAGGGGTATTGTGGGAAAGTACTTCATCACACTCCTGGCTTGAGCTTTccagatggtggagaggctttggGGAGGCAACTGATTCTCTATTCCTGGAGCCACGTTGTGTATATGACTACTCCAATTCAGTAACTAATCAATGTTAACCTCCTGGACAGAGAgtgggggattcagtgatggtaatGCCATGGAATGTCAGTAAgtgacagattttctcttgttcaatgTAGTCAGTGACTAAGGGGCTGCACAGTAATAGAGCAGTCAGCGTAATACTTTACATCACCAGCGACCCAGGCTTAtttcccactgttgtctgtaaggagtaggCGTATTCTCCatgtgactctgtgggtttcctttggatgctccagtctcctcccacattccaaaggcaaacGAGtgagggttggtaagttgttggcatgctatgttggtatcagaaccatggcgacacttgtgggctgcccttgATGCAAGCATCACAGTTCAGTATGTGTTTCAATCtacatgacaaataaaactatcTGGACTTAAATCTATCTGGCACTTGTGCAGCATGTATATTACCTGCAATCTATCAGCCCAGGCCTGGATATTATCCAGGTCTTGCTGCAGCTGTTTCAATAGTTGAGACATTCAGCACCATTCATGACTGTGTAGTCAAAGATATTTCTGATCTAGCAAATGAAGGTCATTAATGACATTCATGAAGATGGTTGGGTCTAGAATACTACCATCAGGAAATCCTACAGAAGTGTCCTTCTACACTGAGTAATCATGAACCAGGTAGGTCAACAAggacaccaggaaatctgcagatgctggaaattcaaacaccacacaaagttgctggtgaatgcagcaggttaggcagcatctctaggaagaggtacagtcgatgttttgggccgagacccttcgtcgataTTACTTCCCACTAAGGAGATAAATCTGATTTGAAATGCTTTGTTCTTCTAGAAATGACTTTTCATGTTGGAGCTGGATGCAAGGCTCATTTCTAGAGTCTGGGATCAAACATACAGATGATGTTCTTGAAAGCCATCCAATCTTGAAGTTTGGAATATTGGTTTAGGAAAAGGCAGCAGCATTGACATGGTAGGTAAATTATTGCATTTGGAGGATTTTGCAAGGAGTGTTGGACAGTTTTTCAAGTGTCTCAGTGTACCTATTGTAGTTGCATTTGTGTTCGAAGACATGTGGGTGGAGAAAAGTGCCACCTTTAGATCATGAGCTTATTGTAGAATTGAAGGTTCTGAAGAGACCCTTGTTTTTCCTACCATGAACActatcctttaacatctgccagacgatgttgaagatgttctacgagtttgtggtggccagtgctatcatgtttgctgttgtgtgctggggcagcaggctgagggtggcagacaccaacagaatcaacaaactcattcgtaaggccagtgatgttgaggggatggaactggactctctcacggtggtgtctgaaaagaggatgctgtctaagttgcatgccagcttggtcaatgtctcccattcactacataatgtactgggtgggcacaggagtacattcagccagagactcattccaccgagatgcagcactgagcgtcataggaagtcattcctgcctgtggtcatcaaactttacaactcctcccttggagggtcagacatcctgagccaataggctggtcctggacttatttcataatttactggcataatttacatattactatttaactatttatggttctattactatttattacttatgaagcaactgtaacgaaaaccaatttcccctgggattaataaagtatgactatgtctaaAACTAGTTAATGAGAACGCCCAAGAGATACAGCAATAAGCaaagtgaaattttaaaaaaatttctaaTCACAAAACATAGGTCCAAAAAGTGCACAGATAACTTGCGCATGGATTCTTTAGGTGGTCTTAACAACACTACAAAAGGTACAAAGCACTGAGATCCATTAACAATCAATGAGTGTCACGTAAGAGCTTAAATAAGCAAAAGGTTTGCATCAATCCGTGGAAAGAACACTTGGAAAAGCTCCTCAATCAAggcactgatttgatgccatacCAGTCCATTTGCTACAATCTCAGAGCTAACCCCTTGAAGCTGAAAAGGTCGTCATTTAGCTAGAAAGAACAAGAGCCTTGGCTGCAGACAATATACAAAACATGGCAGAGGAGTACTTCTGTTAGGTTTCCAAAAGTACAGATGACAATTTAAATTAAATGGAAGTATTTTGCCAGCCCATAGCTTAGAATAGTTTATAAATGTTATTGCAAATAGAGGATTTAAATACAAATGTATTTttcaaataaaaatacaatattCAACACCACTGCCTCCTACCTTAATATTATTCAGATTAACCTCCACAAGTCCAGGATCACTGGCTCTTATTCGCTGTAAACTTTCTTCTACATTTGTCGGGTTGGGAGGTTCGTCCATAACAGGTTTGACCTTCTCACCTTTGACAACATCTGGAAGGAACCAATCAAAGGAAGTCAAATGCATCTGTCACCAATTATCCTGAGCTCTTTAAAATGTTCAAAGGTATTGCTTTATGCAAGGAAAATTACTCTTCCACAATGCATTTTAAGCATTGCAATCTGAATGAAGTATTGCTTCAGACAGCAATATGGAGGTATCAAGTCAATGCAAGATTGCAACTGAAGCTGGTTTATGGCTTACTTCAATGGAGTCAGTACTATTTTCACTTTGTGTGCAAAGTTTAAAACATCTTAAGTGAATTACTAAACAAAAGTTATTCTAGTAAACCAGACTATTCTCATGTGCaataataaaaagtaaacaaaaattGTAGACGCTGGAAATTATTCCAACAAAAAGTCATTGCCAGTCagatcacacaaaaaaaaattagtagttgctggaaatcagagtaatagtggaggaactcagcagaccaggcagcatctatggaaaaaaaagtcctgaggaagagtctcggcccgaaatgttgactgtttactcttttccatagatgctgcctggcctgctgagttcctccagcattgtgtgtgtattgTCAGTCAGATAACTGTTTCACTCTCCATGGAAGCCACTTGGCCTGCTCAATTCCTACAGCATTAAACAAAGTCCACAACAATAAACACCTCCATTTTGGTTCAACTTCAGGTTAAGTGAAATACGAAAATAATAGAGCAATTTGGGAGAGTTATCAGAACTTAATGAAAATCTAGGTGGCACACAGGAAAATTTTCAATGTGCAGAACACCTGGTACAGGTGTTACAGTGACCAAACAGGTCATCCTGTAATAACAAGTGCTGCACAAAGTCAGTGAATTACTGACAGTTAAAAGATTAGCAGTGATAGAATTTGCTGTGAATTAAGAAATGTCAATCTATATTAACTATATACTAATGACTTGAATGGAGTGACCAAATATATAGCAGAATTTGCTAACGAAAAGATAGATGGGAAAGCAAACTACAAAAGACATGGAATTTCAAATTTAGACAGATTATTAAAATCTGGCAAATGAGTTAAATACACTCTGGCAGGAAGAACAGAAAAGCAGAGTATGGCTTACACTAGAAGACTGCAAAATCTGGGTAAAATCTGGATCTGACATTTCAGAGGTACAGCAAATTATTCAAAAGATAAATacaatgttggtcttcattgtaAAGAAGACTGAGTACAATGATAGGAAGACTT is a window of Mobula birostris isolate sMobBir1 chromosome 14, sMobBir1.hap1, whole genome shotgun sequence DNA encoding:
- the tmod2 gene encoding tropomodulin-2 — translated: MAVPFKKDLEKYKDIDEDELLGKLSEEELKQLENTLEELDPEHALLPAGYRQKDQTLKSPTGPFNREQLLLFLEKEALEYKDREDFVPFTGEKKGKLWKPKQKPVEQHVEEKVILDPELEEALTSASDTELCDLAAILGMHNLSNTHYCDSVGGNKGLNNVVKGEKVKPVMDEPPNPTNVEESLQRIRASDPGLVEVNLNNIKNIPIPTLKDFAEALKKNSHLKKFSLAATRSNDPIAFALADMLRVNTTLRSLNIESNFITGAGIQAIIDALKENETLMEIKIDNQRQQLGATVEMEIAEMLETNTSILKFGYQFMQQGPRSRAAAAITKNNDLVRKKRVEKDAY